Proteins found in one Mixophyes fleayi isolate aMixFle1 chromosome 8, aMixFle1.hap1, whole genome shotgun sequence genomic segment:
- the LOC142099905 gene encoding hyaluronidase-2-like isoform X1, giving the protein MKGPGQGFGRVIQCIRAQNTERSASRPGDLGGGETAARGHFPGNPSAGNTIYGKVTKESCLLLVFPISAPFIIMPAHLTITYLLWCLILVLADGQPSSNTMEKPTARPVFSSRPFMVAWNAPTQDCPPRFDVPFDLRLFDLSASPNQGFVNQSLTIFYKERLGLYPYYDERNASINGGVPQNTSLRAHLSNLQGDIDRYIRDLNRVGLAVIDWEEWRPIWIRNWKGKDVYRQASQQLVSLRHPDWMTENVKKQAQYEFENSAREFMEKTLHYAKNYGPRQLWGYYLFPDCYNHDYLTNRDSYTGRCPDVEMSRNDQLSWLWEESTALYPSIYLDPSLKSSANGRKFVHYRVKEALRIAYKHHKDYSVPVFVYTRPTYIKNMDLLSQVDLISTIGESAAQGAAGAIFWGDADYTKNRDTCQKIKTYLEEDLGKYIVNVTTAAELCGQTLCSGNGRCLRQENNTDAFLHLNPANFRIVRGPNSTVPLWAEGRLSTEDIHLLRLQFRCQCYVDWYGGSCETARSPRNNARATGPSRGHTLLWSLVAFLLMLL; this is encoded by the exons ATGAAAGGCCCGGGACAGGGATTCGGGagagtgatacaatgtatcaggGCACAGAACACTGAGCGCTCGGCTTCCCGGCCTGGAGACTTAGGGGGCGGGGAGACTGCTGCCCGGGG GCATTTTCCTGGGAATCCCAGTGCTGGAAACACCATTTATGGAAAAGTAACCAAGGAATCCTGTCTGCTTTTG GTCTTTCCAATCTCAGCCCCCTTTATCATAATGCCTGCCCACCTCACAATCACCTACCTTCTGTGGTGTCTCATCCTTGTATTGGCCGATGGCCAGCCGTCCAGCAACACGATGGAGAAGCCCACCGCTCGCCCTGTTTTCAGCTCTCGTCCGTTCATGGTGGCTTGGAATGCGCCCACACAGGACTGCCCACCCCGATTCGATGTGCCTTTTGACTTGCGGCTCTTTGACCTCAGTGCGTCGCCCAATCAGGGCTTTGTGAACCAGAGCCTTACAATCTTCTACAAAGAGCGCCTAGGGCTCTATCCTTATTACGATGAGCGGAATGCTTCCATCAATGGTGGAGTGCCGCAGAACACCAGCCTAAGAGCCCACCTGAGCAACCTGCAGGGCGATATTGATCGGTATATACGAGACCTCAACAGAGTTGGCCTGGCAGTCATTGACTGGGAAGAGTGGCGTCCGATTTGGATAAGGAACTGGAAGGGCAAAGATGTGTACAGACAGGCCTCACAGCAGTTGGTGTCCTTGCGCCATCCCGACTGGATGACAGAGAATGTGAAAAAACAAGCGCAGTACGAGTTTGAGAACTCTGCCCGTGAGTTCATGGAAAAAACGTTACACTACGCCAAGAACTACGGCCCCCGCCAGCTGTGGGGCTATTACCTGTTCCCAGACTGCTACAACCATGACTATCTGACCAACCGGGACAGCTATACTGGGAGATGTCCTGATGTAGAAATGTCACGGAACGACCAGCTGTCGTGGTTATGGGAGGAGAGCACCGCACTTTACCCGTCCATTTACCTGGACCCTTCTCTGAAGTCCTCCGCAAATGGGCGCAAGTTTGTGCACTACCGGGTGAAAGAAGCCTTGAGAATAGCATACAAACATCACAAAGACTACTCCGTCCCTGTCTTTGTCTATACGCGCCCTACCTACATTAAAAATATGGATCTCCTCTCCCAG gtgGATTTAATCTCCACCATCGGAGAGAGCGCTGCACAGGGGGCAGCAGGTGCAATATTTTGGGGGGATGCAGACTACACTAAGAACAGG GACACCTGTCAGAAGATTAAGACCTACTTGGAGGAGGATTTGGGTAAATACATTGTGAACGTGACTACGGCGGCGGAGCTGTGCGGTCAGACGTTGTGCAGTGGGAATGGCCGTTGCCTGCGGCAGGAGAACAACACTGATGCGTTCTTACACCTCAACCCAGCCAATTTCCGAATTGTACGTGGGCCCAACTCAACCGTTCCCCTCTGGGCGGAGGGCCGGTTATCCACAGAGGACATTCACCTTCTACGTTTACAGTTCCGTTGTCAGTGTTATGTGGACTGGTATGGAGGCAGCTGTGAAACAGCAAGGAGTCCACGAAACAATGCAAGAGCCACAGGGCCATCTAGGGGCCACACACTTTTGTGGTCCTTGGTGGCTTTCCTCCTGATGCTGCTTTAG
- the LOC142099905 gene encoding hyaluronidase-2-like isoform X2: MPAHLTITYLLWCLILVLADGQPSSNTMEKPTARPVFSSRPFMVAWNAPTQDCPPRFDVPFDLRLFDLSASPNQGFVNQSLTIFYKERLGLYPYYDERNASINGGVPQNTSLRAHLSNLQGDIDRYIRDLNRVGLAVIDWEEWRPIWIRNWKGKDVYRQASQQLVSLRHPDWMTENVKKQAQYEFENSAREFMEKTLHYAKNYGPRQLWGYYLFPDCYNHDYLTNRDSYTGRCPDVEMSRNDQLSWLWEESTALYPSIYLDPSLKSSANGRKFVHYRVKEALRIAYKHHKDYSVPVFVYTRPTYIKNMDLLSQVDLISTIGESAAQGAAGAIFWGDADYTKNRDTCQKIKTYLEEDLGKYIVNVTTAAELCGQTLCSGNGRCLRQENNTDAFLHLNPANFRIVRGPNSTVPLWAEGRLSTEDIHLLRLQFRCQCYVDWYGGSCETARSPRNNARATGPSRGHTLLWSLVAFLLMLL; this comes from the exons ATGCCTGCCCACCTCACAATCACCTACCTTCTGTGGTGTCTCATCCTTGTATTGGCCGATGGCCAGCCGTCCAGCAACACGATGGAGAAGCCCACCGCTCGCCCTGTTTTCAGCTCTCGTCCGTTCATGGTGGCTTGGAATGCGCCCACACAGGACTGCCCACCCCGATTCGATGTGCCTTTTGACTTGCGGCTCTTTGACCTCAGTGCGTCGCCCAATCAGGGCTTTGTGAACCAGAGCCTTACAATCTTCTACAAAGAGCGCCTAGGGCTCTATCCTTATTACGATGAGCGGAATGCTTCCATCAATGGTGGAGTGCCGCAGAACACCAGCCTAAGAGCCCACCTGAGCAACCTGCAGGGCGATATTGATCGGTATATACGAGACCTCAACAGAGTTGGCCTGGCAGTCATTGACTGGGAAGAGTGGCGTCCGATTTGGATAAGGAACTGGAAGGGCAAAGATGTGTACAGACAGGCCTCACAGCAGTTGGTGTCCTTGCGCCATCCCGACTGGATGACAGAGAATGTGAAAAAACAAGCGCAGTACGAGTTTGAGAACTCTGCCCGTGAGTTCATGGAAAAAACGTTACACTACGCCAAGAACTACGGCCCCCGCCAGCTGTGGGGCTATTACCTGTTCCCAGACTGCTACAACCATGACTATCTGACCAACCGGGACAGCTATACTGGGAGATGTCCTGATGTAGAAATGTCACGGAACGACCAGCTGTCGTGGTTATGGGAGGAGAGCACCGCACTTTACCCGTCCATTTACCTGGACCCTTCTCTGAAGTCCTCCGCAAATGGGCGCAAGTTTGTGCACTACCGGGTGAAAGAAGCCTTGAGAATAGCATACAAACATCACAAAGACTACTCCGTCCCTGTCTTTGTCTATACGCGCCCTACCTACATTAAAAATATGGATCTCCTCTCCCAG gtgGATTTAATCTCCACCATCGGAGAGAGCGCTGCACAGGGGGCAGCAGGTGCAATATTTTGGGGGGATGCAGACTACACTAAGAACAGG GACACCTGTCAGAAGATTAAGACCTACTTGGAGGAGGATTTGGGTAAATACATTGTGAACGTGACTACGGCGGCGGAGCTGTGCGGTCAGACGTTGTGCAGTGGGAATGGCCGTTGCCTGCGGCAGGAGAACAACACTGATGCGTTCTTACACCTCAACCCAGCCAATTTCCGAATTGTACGTGGGCCCAACTCAACCGTTCCCCTCTGGGCGGAGGGCCGGTTATCCACAGAGGACATTCACCTTCTACGTTTACAGTTCCGTTGTCAGTGTTATGTGGACTGGTATGGAGGCAGCTGTGAAACAGCAAGGAGTCCACGAAACAATGCAAGAGCCACAGGGCCATCTAGGGGCCACACACTTTTGTGGTCCTTGGTGGCTTTCCTCCTGATGCTGCTTTAG